The Manduca sexta isolate Smith_Timp_Sample1 chromosome 17, JHU_Msex_v1.0, whole genome shotgun sequence genome includes a window with the following:
- the LOC115454516 gene encoding uncharacterized protein LOC115454516, with translation MELGDQKPSQLLRRMKDLARDKIKDDTLLLLWQNHLPTAVRAVLIVTDSKDLNTLASVADKVMETVKPINVGEVSTSDTTSLAAQIARINVRLDEMQSRPPRQSSRFSARKTRERYGREARSISRGRRNPTPRGTPARADWMCFYHYRFKEQARKCVPPCAWANKQQKHTEN, from the coding sequence ATGGAACTCGGCGATCAGAAACCGTCACAACTTCTTCGACGGATGAAAGACCTAGCCAGAGACAAAATCAAGGATGACACGTTACTTCTTTTATGGCAAAATCATTTGCCGACAGCGGTTCGAGCTGTGCTTATAGTTACGGACAGCAAGGATTTGAATACGTTGGCCTCAGTAGCCGACAAAGTGATGGAGACCGTCAAACCCATCAACGTCGGAGAGGTCAGCACATCGGATACGACCTCATTAGCAGCGCAAATAGCCAGAATCAATGTCCGGCTCGATGAGATGCAGTCAAGGCCACCGAGACAAAGCAGCAGGTTTTCAGCACGCAAGACTCGAGAGCGCTACGGTAGAGAGGCGCGATCCATTTCCCGCGGGCGTCGAAATCCTACACCTCGTGGTACACCAGCTCGTGCCGactggatgtgtttttatcactACCGGTTCAAGGAACAAGCGCGTAAGTGCGTGCCGCCGTGTGCTTGGGCCAACAAGCAGCAGAAGCATACGGAAAACTGA